Part of the Diprion similis isolate iyDipSimi1 chromosome 10, iyDipSimi1.1, whole genome shotgun sequence genome, GAAATCCACCGCCGCCATTCGCTGGTCCGAGCCAAGTCGGATTTTACCCCGTAAACAATCCACCACCCTCATTCGGTCCTGGTCGTGATCAGAGTGGATCAGTAAGCGCCAACAGCCAGGCGAGCGCGCAGGGATTCGGTGAAAACTATCAGCAAGCGGGACCCGGGTGAGTTTcttaaaatcagaaaatctTCCATTTTGGCTGCGGAAAGTCTCTTCGTTTCAGGACAAAGTATGTGTAAGTTGTGACGTTGGACTTTCCGTAACTTCCTGCTTTCGAGGTGCTGAAGGTGGAGCTTTGGTGGGAACTGACCCGAAAACTGATTGCAAACCGTTCGTTGAACTACCTCCTTGTGTTACAGATTCGCACAGCAGGGTTTGAATCCGAATGGGCTGttcaattcgaacgctcagaGTCAGGCGTCTGCTCAAAGCAGCGGAAACGGTGGCTTTGCGAATTCTCAAAGCAATTCGCAGGCCCAAGGCGGATtggcgcagagtcaaagtaaCGCGCAGTCTCAATCGAGCGGATTCGACGGCAAGGGCTACCCGTACAATTCGGTCGCAGGTGCGACTTCCGGTAGCCAATCGAACGGCGCTGGGGGTTCCAGCGCCGCCAGCGCCGCCAGCGCAGCATCAACAAGCTTCATAGAGGGCATTCCAGTCGCCAGCGCAAGCGCAGCAGCCGCAGCAGCTTCCGCGGGAATCGGAGGCAGCGGTGGTTCGTCGAGCAGCGCCAACAGCGTCGCTACTTCGTCCGGATTCAATCAGGGGTTCCAAAGGCTACCTGTTCAGCCGTGGTTCACCCGAACCAGGATTGGCGAAGATGCGAGCAGCTCGAGCAGCGACAGTTTGAGCTTTAGCAGTGATGAGGAATAGACACAGAAGACTGAATAATTTTAGGGAGCCTTTTTATCGCTGGGATATTTTTCTATGAACTCTAATTACAATGAATCGTAATCGCAGTTTCATCAAAGTGAAGCACTTAAAAAATACTTGTTGAAATAGCAAACAAATGGGTGCTACATCATTGGTTCATTGCCCCCGCCTTGGCGCATTTTGAGACATAATGAACAAGCTTTGGATCAGTGGATTTAGACAATCCTATTATATCTCGAGATATGGTACTTTGGAGTTTGTCACTAGCGCGAGCATCGCTAAGACTCACGCTAGCGGCTGGGGATTTCAAACTGCGATATCTTATGATTGGTTCGTCGAAAATCGATGGCCTAAGGCTGATTGAAGTTGTTTGAAGAACCGCGATACAGAGAACAATGAAGAAGTAGTGAGTcgagaacaaagaaaaatacaccACTCAGCTTGtaacatttttattgtatCAGTACTGTGTCAGAGGGGAATgcaaatctttgaaaattgccGCTTCGACCATGTTTAagatcttatatatatatatttatatatatatagtctgATGGTCAATTAATAAACCAGTCGAGTCGAGATAGTTAAGACTTCGATTTTTGCATCCATAAACGAAGAACCTCGTCGTTGAATTAGTCAGGTAGTTATAGTCTTTGTTCACTATTTTTatccaatcaattttttttttctacaaaagttTCGTTGATAATATCTCCCGTTTGATTGCTCTATTCATTACATATTTATTACTCTTCGGAAAGATCATCGGCAGTATACACAATACAACTTCGCTACGATCGAGGAGCAAATCGCCTCGAGCAACGATGATATTGCTGTAACATGCACATCGGTGTGTTAATGTGTAACTTGCATGTAAATGtcaatttgaatatattttatacgccTGTAACGTGTTGAGGAAGATGACAAACACTGAACAGCCGGGAAATACCCGATTGGATAATTTTGTACGGGCGTACGCCGAGCCCCCAGGCTACGAATTCATCGAGACAGTCTTTTGAAAGTATGTACCTGTCGTCTCCTCGGTTTCTACGCGGATATAATGCCTCCGGAATTACGACAAGCAGTATAAACAGTGGCATTATGCCATATCAAATACTATTTATTAACCAGCATACACGATAATTTATATAACTCATCTTTTTTGGTTTGAATAaatgtttatattttaatacgTATTTCAATGCGAACAAATTacatgtttttaattttccccTGTACTCGTTTCCTTGTCACATATTTCTGTGTAATTACATTACAAATAGTATGACCGAGTAATGATGTCTGCACGAACTCGCGTGCAAATTACGCAAGCCCAGTTCTCGGTCTTCAGACTTTCATTAAAAGTGGAAAAGTTAACCCAAACATGCTTGCTGTTATTTTCTTTGGAACAAAACATCACTGGACAATTGGTAATCACTCTGACTGATCATACAGccgaaataaaattccaagcGTGGCACAAACGGTGGCCATGTTGACTTTTTTACGAACCCGTTCCGCCGTTCCACTTTTTCTCGCTCGTGACTAGCCGTAATAAACGTCGATACTTTATTGatcgaaaatataatttttttatctcactgTTAAACGAAGAtcgcaaaatttatatttatatcgcGTGTTGTCATAAACTTGTATTCATACACACACTCACAAGAATTTCAACAAGGCGGGACACTTCATCTTCTTGCTCCTTGGAAAGCACGTAAACTCATGGCCAGTCGGCTACAAAAACATTTGATTGCGTCATCGATGACGGACTGCAACTCGTGTACCGATCGCGGCTATAATTATATCGGTACATGTGTCTAGACTTATTGTGTGCAGTACTCAGTTATACGTGGTCAAGGATCACGGGGCACGGATGACCATTATACGCATAAAATACACGTATTGACATCAAAGGCAATTTCTTACTCTTCTTCCAATAGAATTCATTCGTTGAGTTCCAAATCGAAATTACTATTgttctttttcgaaaattttcttgagTTCTTCAAACTACATCAGAAAACAAATACCGATTATACGGTAGAAACTGATGCCTGTGTTTAATGATATGTGTGTTTAATTTCCACACTCAATTCAACAAGTCCTAACCACAATTTCGAttagtttttcatttcctccTAGTATTAAGTAAAGTATTATTAAAGCTTGGGTGCATATAATTAGGGAATACCGAACGCAGCCTTGGCTTGGCATTCATTGTGAGCCGTCCGTGGGCGAAAACTCGGGGCCCCGGCCTCTGAAGTTTCTTTGGACGATTGGTTGGCATCGTCACACGAATTTGCAAACGTCACTTCCTATGATCCCATCGTGTAACGCGATGCGACAAAATTCACAATTAAATTACG contains:
- the LOC124411976 gene encoding spidroin-2-like; this translates as MKIIFALAIFIVSARSDSGFYFPDQLSSHAASHSEASFDGHGNAWADSQSNAGVQNHRSDGPDRPGGPGQFRPGNPPPPFAGPSQVGFYPVNNPPPSFGPGRDQSGSVSANSQASAQGFGENYQQAGPGFAQQGLNPNGLFNSNAQSQASAQSSGNGGFANSQSNSQAQGGLAQSQSNAQSQSSGFDGKGYPYNSVAGATSGSQSNGAGGSSAASAASAASTSFIEGIPVASASAAAAAASAGIGGSGGSSSSANSVATSSGFNQGFQRLPVQPWFTRTRIGEDASSSSSDSLSFSSDEE